A genome region from Sphingobium sp. CR2-8 includes the following:
- a CDS encoding purine nucleoside permease, translated as MPVAAAQPAPASIESCAPGGACATPLPVRVIIVSMFEIGEDSGDKPGEFQLWKERRHLDMRIPFPQSHHDLYYDPKTQVLGMVTGMGNIKSATATMALGLDQRFDLSRAYWLVAGIAGIDPQDASIGSAAWARYLVDGDLAHEIDAREIPADWKSGYFALHSKGPNDPSPPVGQGEIFEINPALRDWAFNLTKDIVLPDDPSIRRERARFTNHPMARRPPFVLKGDQLAAMTFWHGGRMTGWANDWVRYWTQGKGEFVTSAMEETGTYQSIVYLDQIGRVDKDRFMVLRAGSNFTMPPPDDTAAHYLLTENEGYAGMTAALESLYLVGSKVVDELVGHWDRYEKTVPQ; from the coding sequence ATGCCGGTCGCCGCTGCTCAGCCCGCGCCCGCCAGCATCGAAAGCTGTGCCCCCGGCGGCGCCTGCGCCACCCCGCTGCCCGTTCGTGTCATCATCGTGTCGATGTTCGAAATCGGTGAGGATAGCGGCGACAAGCCCGGCGAATTCCAGCTCTGGAAGGAACGGCGCCATCTCGACATGCGCATTCCCTTCCCGCAGTCCCATCACGACCTCTATTATGATCCCAAGACCCAAGTGCTGGGCATGGTCACGGGCATGGGCAACATCAAATCGGCGACGGCGACCATGGCGTTGGGCCTCGACCAGCGGTTCGACCTTTCCCGTGCCTATTGGCTGGTGGCGGGTATTGCGGGCATAGATCCGCAGGACGCGTCGATCGGTTCGGCCGCATGGGCACGCTATCTGGTCGACGGCGACCTCGCGCATGAAATCGACGCGCGGGAAATCCCTGCCGACTGGAAAAGCGGCTATTTTGCGCTGCACAGCAAGGGTCCAAACGATCCCAGCCCGCCTGTGGGGCAGGGCGAGATATTCGAAATCAACCCCGCCTTGCGCGACTGGGCCTTCAACCTGACCAAGGACATCGTCCTGCCCGACGATCCTTCGATCCGCAGGGAAAGGGCGCGTTTTACCAACCACCCGATGGCCAGGCGTCCCCCCTTCGTACTGAAGGGGGATCAACTGGCGGCGATGACCTTCTGGCATGGCGGGCGGATGACCGGCTGGGCCAATGACTGGGTGCGATATTGGACGCAGGGGAAGGGCGAATTCGTCACCTCCGCGATGGAGGAAACCGGCACCTATCAGTCGATCGTCTATCTCGACCAGATCGGCCGGGTGGACAAGGACCGGTTCATGGTGTTGCGCGCGGGCAGCAATTTCACCATGCCGCCGCCCGACGACACCGCCGCCCATTATCTGCTGACCGAAAATGAAGGCTATGCTGGCATGACCGCCGCGCTTGAAAGCCTCTACCTGGTCGGGTCCAAAGTGGTGGACGAACTGGTCGGCCATTGGGACCGCTACGAAAAGACCGTGCCGCAATAG
- a CDS encoding 8-oxoguanine deaminase: protein MALTVIRNADVLACMDDPRREVADGAVAFRDGVILAAGTTADMASWLAEADDVVDARGCVVTPGLVNTHHHLYQSLTRALPGAINASLFDWLKRLYPIWAQYRPEDVFAATQLGLAELALSGCTLTSDHLYLFPNGVTLDDTIAAAQSIGIRFHPTRGAMSVGESDGGLPPDSLVEDERAILNDTIRVIDRFHDAREGAMVRVGVAPCSPFSVSQGLMRDAALLARDKGVMLHTHLAEDADDVAFSLERFGCRPGDYAESLGWVGPDVWHAHCVQLDAREIALFARTGTGVAHCPCSNCRLGSGIAPLKSLFEQGVSLGLGVDGSASSDSGNLLLEARQAMLLQRAIGGPAAFDPRDALYIATRGGAEMLGRRDCGSIAPGKRADIVLWDGVNFASMGAWDKVAGLILSPPTGARDVFVEGRAVVRDGQLVQADRASILRAADRSLNRLMRLA from the coding sequence ATGGCCCTTACCGTCATCCGCAACGCCGACGTGCTTGCATGCATGGATGATCCCCGGCGGGAGGTTGCCGACGGGGCGGTCGCGTTTCGGGATGGGGTCATATTGGCCGCGGGAACCACGGCGGATATGGCATCCTGGCTGGCCGAGGCCGACGATGTTGTGGACGCGCGTGGCTGTGTCGTCACGCCCGGCCTCGTCAACACCCACCATCATCTTTACCAGTCCCTGACCCGTGCGCTGCCCGGCGCAATCAATGCTTCGTTGTTCGACTGGCTCAAGCGGCTTTACCCCATCTGGGCGCAATACCGCCCGGAAGACGTGTTTGCCGCGACCCAGCTAGGCCTCGCCGAACTGGCCTTGTCGGGCTGCACGCTCACTTCTGACCATCTCTACCTCTTCCCCAATGGCGTGACGCTGGACGACACGATCGCCGCCGCGCAGAGCATCGGCATCCGTTTCCACCCCACGCGCGGCGCGATGAGCGTGGGGGAAAGCGATGGCGGCCTGCCGCCCGACAGTCTGGTTGAGGATGAGCGCGCGATCCTCAACGACACGATCCGCGTGATCGACCGCTTCCATGACGCGAGGGAGGGAGCCATGGTGCGCGTTGGCGTGGCGCCCTGTTCGCCCTTTTCGGTGAGCCAGGGTCTGATGCGCGACGCGGCTTTGCTCGCCCGCGACAAGGGGGTGATGCTGCATACCCATCTGGCCGAGGATGCCGACGATGTAGCCTTTTCGTTGGAACGTTTCGGTTGCCGCCCGGGTGATTATGCGGAAAGCCTGGGCTGGGTCGGCCCGGACGTGTGGCACGCCCATTGCGTCCAGCTGGATGCGCGCGAAATCGCCCTGTTCGCGCGGACCGGCACGGGCGTGGCCCATTGCCCCTGCTCCAATTGCCGTCTTGGTTCCGGCATCGCCCCGCTCAAATCCCTGTTCGAACAGGGCGTGTCGCTTGGCCTGGGCGTCGATGGGTCTGCCTCCAGCGATAGCGGCAATCTTTTGCTGGAGGCGCGCCAGGCCATGCTGCTCCAGCGCGCGATCGGCGGTCCGGCCGCCTTCGATCCACGGGACGCGCTATACATCGCCACGCGGGGCGGCGCAGAGATGCTGGGCCGCCGCGACTGCGGATCGATCGCGCCGGGAAAGCGGGCCGATATCGTCCTGTGGGACGGTGTGAACTTCGCCTCCATGGGGGCATGGGACAAGGTCGCCGGCTTGATCCTCAGCCCGCCCACGGGCGCGCGCGATGTCTTTGTCGAAGGACGCGCGGTGGTGCGCGACGGGCAACTGGTGCAGGCCGACCGTGCCTCCATTCTGCGCGCCGCCGACCGCTCGCTTAACCGCCTGATGAGGCTGGCGTGA
- a CDS encoding uracil-xanthine permease family protein, with translation MTVTHCPISESGTAHATGIMTAQQAGDPDYFPGLAVAMPLGVQHVLAMFVSNLTPAIIVAGAAGFGFGSADPAPMIYMIQMAMLFAGIATLMQTIGIGPVGARLPIVQGTSFAFLPVMIPIVAGQGVAAMAQLTTAAIFGGLFHACVSSSIGRIRFALPPMVTGLVVLMIGLSLMRVGVQYAAGGVAAQGTPAYGAGTSWMLAGIVVVVTLGLSFYGRGLWSTASVLLGLLAGYAVAAAIGRVSLAPVAAAGWVMIPQPFHFGFAVSFPAILGFCLMGFISAIESIGAVSAICESGAGRPATDRELIGATSADGLGTALAGMFGAMPNTSFSQNVGLIAITGIMSRHIVTIGALFLILCGFAPKIGALITTIPIEILGGGVIVMFGMVASAALSILSGVEWSQRNMLIFGVALSIGIGLALEPDAVSHLPETLRIILTSGVLPAALVAVILNLVVPDPVSAP, from the coding sequence ATGACCGTCACCCATTGCCCCATCTCAGAAAGTGGCACCGCGCACGCCACCGGCATCATGACGGCGCAGCAGGCGGGCGATCCCGATTATTTTCCCGGTCTTGCCGTCGCTATGCCCTTGGGCGTCCAGCATGTGCTGGCGATGTTCGTCAGTAACCTGACCCCCGCGATCATCGTCGCGGGCGCGGCCGGTTTCGGTTTCGGATCGGCCGACCCCGCGCCCATGATCTACATGATTCAGATGGCGATGCTGTTCGCAGGCATCGCCACCCTGATGCAGACCATCGGCATCGGCCCGGTCGGCGCGCGTCTGCCGATCGTTCAGGGGACCAGCTTCGCTTTCCTGCCGGTCATGATCCCGATCGTCGCGGGGCAGGGGGTCGCGGCCATGGCGCAACTGACCACCGCTGCCATCTTCGGCGGGCTGTTTCACGCCTGTGTCAGCAGTAGCATCGGCCGCATCCGCTTCGCCTTGCCGCCGATGGTCACAGGACTGGTCGTGCTGATGATCGGCCTGTCGCTGATGCGGGTGGGGGTGCAATATGCCGCCGGTGGCGTCGCGGCGCAGGGTACGCCCGCCTATGGCGCTGGGACGAGTTGGATGCTGGCGGGAATCGTCGTCGTCGTGACCCTGGGCCTCAGCTTCTACGGGCGCGGGCTATGGTCGACCGCATCGGTTCTGCTGGGCCTTCTCGCGGGCTATGCGGTCGCTGCGGCGATAGGCCGAGTGTCGCTTGCCCCGGTCGCTGCGGCCGGATGGGTGATGATCCCGCAACCTTTCCACTTCGGCTTTGCCGTCTCCTTCCCCGCGATTCTGGGTTTCTGCCTCATGGGCTTCATCTCCGCGATCGAATCGATCGGCGCCGTCTCGGCCATCTGCGAAAGCGGCGCCGGTCGCCCCGCCACCGACCGCGAACTCATCGGCGCGACCAGCGCGGACGGCCTGGGCACCGCGCTGGCGGGGATGTTCGGCGCCATGCCCAATACGTCCTTCAGCCAGAATGTCGGGCTGATCGCGATCACCGGGATCATGAGCCGCCACATCGTGACGATCGGCGCCCTGTTCCTGATCCTGTGCGGCTTTGCGCCAAAGATCGGCGCGCTGATCACCACCATCCCGATCGAGATATTGGGCGGCGGCGTGATCGTAATGTTCGGCATGGTCGCCTCGGCCGCGCTCTCGATCCTGTCGGGTGTGGAATGGTCGCAGCGCAACATGCTGATATTTGGTGTGGCGCTGTCGATCGGCATCGGACTAGCACTGGAGCCGGACGCGGTATCGCACCTGCCCGAAACGCTGCGTATCATCCTGACATCGGGCGTCCTGCCCGCCGCGCTGGTGGCCGTGATCCTGAACCTTGTCGTGCCCGATCCTGTCAGCGCTCCATAG